The Roseovarius indicus genome has a segment encoding these proteins:
- the araD gene encoding L-arabinonate dehydratase, giving the protein MTKKDPKTLRSARWFAPDDLRSFGHRSRMMQLGYGEEDFRDRPVIGVLNTWSELNTCHSHFRERVKDVKRGITQAGGFGVEMPSLSVDESFTKPSSMLYRNMLAMETEEMIRSHPLDGVVLMGGCDKTTPGLVMGAISAGVPMIYLPAGPMLRGNYAGKILGSGSDAWKYWDERRAGNISDEEWLGVQGGIARSAGTCMTMGTASTMTAIADAMGLTLPGASSIPAVDSGHQRMSAACGRRIVDMVWEDLTPDRIITDAACRNAAIVAMATGCSTNAVVHLIAMARRAGVNMQLEDLDGLGRTTPLIANVRPSGKDYLMEDFYYAGGLRALMKQIEEMLDTSALTVTGKSMGENLEGAEVYNDDVIRPLSNPVYHEGSLAVLKGNLCPSGAVIKPAACDPKFYNHEGPALVFDSYPEMKKAVDDETLDITPDHVMVLRNAGPQGGPGFPEWGMLPIPKALIKQGHRDMLRISDARMSGTSYGACVLHVSPEAHVGGPLALLKTGDTVRLDLANRRLDMLVDEAELDARRKALTPPEPRFERGYGWMFLQHVTQADQGCDFDFLQSDFGRTAGEPDIF; this is encoded by the coding sequence ATGACCAAGAAAGACCCCAAGACCCTGCGCTCGGCCCGCTGGTTCGCCCCCGACGACCTGCGCAGCTTCGGCCACCGCTCGCGAATGATGCAGCTGGGCTATGGCGAGGAAGACTTCCGCGACCGCCCGGTGATCGGCGTGCTGAACACATGGTCCGAGCTCAACACCTGCCATTCCCACTTCCGCGAACGGGTGAAAGACGTCAAACGCGGCATCACCCAGGCGGGCGGCTTCGGCGTCGAGATGCCGTCGCTATCGGTCGACGAAAGCTTCACCAAGCCAAGTTCGATGCTCTACCGCAACATGCTGGCGATGGAGACGGAAGAGATGATCCGCTCGCATCCGCTTGACGGCGTGGTGCTGATGGGCGGCTGCGACAAGACCACGCCGGGGCTGGTGATGGGGGCGATTTCGGCAGGCGTGCCGATGATCTACCTGCCCGCCGGGCCGATGCTGCGCGGCAACTACGCCGGCAAGATCCTCGGCTCCGGTTCCGACGCCTGGAAATACTGGGACGAACGCCGCGCCGGCAACATCTCGGATGAGGAATGGCTGGGCGTGCAGGGCGGCATCGCGCGCTCGGCCGGCACCTGCATGACCATGGGCACCGCATCGACCATGACCGCCATCGCCGACGCCATGGGCCTCACCCTTCCCGGCGCCTCGTCGATCCCGGCGGTCGACAGTGGGCACCAGCGCATGTCGGCGGCCTGCGGGCGGCGCATCGTCGACATGGTATGGGAAGACCTCACCCCCGACCGCATCATAACCGACGCGGCCTGCCGCAATGCCGCCATCGTCGCCATGGCCACCGGCTGCTCGACCAACGCGGTCGTCCACCTCATCGCCATGGCTCGCCGCGCCGGTGTGAACATGCAGCTCGAAGACCTCGACGGGCTGGGCCGCACCACGCCGCTCATCGCCAATGTCCGTCCCTCGGGCAAGGACTACCTGATGGAGGATTTCTACTACGCCGGCGGCCTCCGCGCGCTGATGAAACAGATCGAGGAGATGCTGGATACCTCGGCCCTCACCGTCACCGGCAAGTCGATGGGCGAGAACCTCGAAGGCGCCGAGGTCTATAATGACGACGTGATCCGCCCGCTCTCGAATCCGGTCTACCACGAGGGCTCGCTGGCGGTCCTCAAGGGCAATCTCTGCCCCTCTGGTGCCGTCATCAAACCGGCGGCCTGTGACCCGAAATTCTACAACCACGAAGGCCCCGCGCTGGTCTTCGACAGCTACCCCGAGATGAAGAAGGCCGTCGATGACGAAACCCTCGACATCACCCCCGATCACGTCATGGTCCTGCGCAACGCCGGGCCGCAGGGCGGGCCGGGCTTCCCCGAATGGGGCATGTTGCCCATTCCCAAGGCGCTGATCAAGCAGGGCCACCGCGACATGCTGCGCATCTCCGATGCCCGCATGTCCGGCACCTCCTACGGCGCCTGCGTCCTGCACGTTTCGCCCGAGGCCCATGTCGGCGGGCCGCTGGCGCTTCTGAAAACCGGCGACACCGTGCGCCTCGACCTGGCAAATCGCCGCCTCGACATGCTGGTCGACGAAGCGGAACTGGACGCACGCCGCAAGGCCCTCACGCCCCCCGAACCCCGGTTCGAACGCGGCTACGGCTGGATGTTCCTGCAACACGTCACCCAAGCCGACCAGGGCTGCGACTTCGACTTCCTGCAATCCGATTTCGGCCGCACCGCCGGCGAACCCGACATCTTCTGA
- a CDS encoding TRAP transporter large permease: MSWEFGVTVAMIIATALVGLPIGHAMLASSVFYLLLQGQDMSIAFEQMLTGLYGSYVLLAIPLFIFAADLMNVGSLSDKLLDFCRALVGRFRGGLGHVNVVSSLIFSGMSGSAIADAVGMGRIIINLMTKDGKYPGSYAGAITAASAIIGPIIPPSIPMVLFALVSDTSIGFLFLGGVAPGLILGVLLMAMNSWQARIHNYPVEEPVPMRELPGITLRAVPALLMPVILLVGIYGGVTTPTEAAALAALYAFIVSTVFYRSVSLRKAYETVRQSAKSTAGVGFLIAGALAFNYVVTIEQVPNVIRDFLGDTELTRITFLLMVNALLLVLGCLLEANAILLVIVPIFLPTAVALGVDPVHFGVIVVVNTMIGLATPPYGLLLFVVSSITRSPIRETIRHLLPFLAIMIGGLALITFLEDLVLWLPRLYGYKG; this comes from the coding sequence ATGAGCTGGGAATTCGGCGTAACCGTCGCCATGATCATCGCCACCGCGCTGGTCGGGCTGCCGATCGGGCATGCGATGCTGGCAAGTTCCGTGTTCTACCTGCTGTTGCAGGGGCAGGACATGTCGATAGCCTTCGAGCAGATGCTGACCGGGCTTTACGGGTCTTACGTGCTGCTGGCGATTCCGCTGTTCATTTTTGCCGCCGACCTGATGAATGTCGGCTCGCTTTCGGACAAGCTGCTGGATTTCTGCCGGGCGCTTGTGGGGCGGTTCCGGGGTGGCCTGGGGCATGTGAACGTGGTGTCCTCGCTGATCTTCTCGGGCATGTCCGGGTCGGCCATTGCCGATGCGGTGGGCATGGGCCGGATCATCATCAACCTGATGACGAAGGACGGGAAATATCCGGGCTCCTATGCCGGGGCGATCACCGCCGCCTCGGCAATCATCGGGCCGATCATTCCGCCGTCGATCCCGATGGTGCTGTTCGCGCTGGTGTCGGATACGTCGATCGGGTTCCTGTTCCTTGGCGGTGTGGCGCCCGGGCTGATCCTGGGCGTTCTGCTGATGGCCATGAACAGCTGGCAGGCGCGTATTCACAACTACCCGGTGGAAGAGCCGGTGCCGATGCGGGAGCTGCCCGGCATCACGCTCAGGGCCGTGCCGGCGCTGTTGATGCCGGTGATCCTGCTGGTGGGAATTTACGGAGGCGTGACCACGCCCACCGAGGCCGCCGCGCTGGCCGCGCTTTATGCCTTCATCGTGTCGACGGTGTTCTACCGCTCGGTGTCTTTGCGGAAGGCCTATGAAACGGTGCGGCAAAGCGCCAAGTCGACCGCCGGTGTGGGCTTCCTGATCGCGGGCGCGCTGGCGTTCAACTATGTCGTGACGATCGAGCAGGTTCCGAATGTCATCCGCGATTTCCTGGGCGATACGGAACTCACGCGCATCACCTTCCTGCTGATGGTCAACGCGCTGCTGCTGGTGCTGGGCTGCCTGCTCGAGGCGAACGCGATCCTGCTGGTGATCGTGCCGATCTTCCTGCCGACCGCCGTGGCACTCGGGGTGGACCCGGTGCATTTCGGGGTGATCGTGGTGGTGAACACGATGATCGGGCTGGCGACGCCGCCCTACGGGTTGCTGCTGTTCGTGGTCAGCTCGATCACCCGCTCGCCGATCCGCGAGACGATCCGGCATTTGCTGCCCTTTCTCGCGATCATGATCGGGGGGCTGGCGCTGATAACCTTCCTTGAAGACCTCGTGCTCTGGCTGCCGCGGCTTTACGGCTACAAGGGCTGA
- a CDS encoding type II 3-dehydroquinate dehydratase produces the protein MTDTILIINGPNLDMLGTRQPEVYGHDTLDDVEALCRRTAEDEGVEIDFRQSDSEAEIMKWIKEARGTRAGILINPAGFTSTSIAILDSLLIFEGPIIEVHISPLFRRDEFRHLSYVSKAATAKIEGFGIRGYEFAVRKLAELARG, from the coding sequence ATGACCGACACCATCCTTATCATCAACGGCCCCAACCTTGACATGCTGGGCACGCGGCAGCCCGAGGTCTATGGGCATGACACGCTTGACGATGTCGAGGCACTGTGCCGGCGGACGGCGGAGGACGAGGGCGTGGAGATCGATTTCCGGCAGAGCGACAGCGAGGCGGAGATCATGAAATGGATCAAGGAGGCGCGCGGGACGCGGGCCGGAATCCTGATCAACCCGGCGGGGTTCACCTCGACCTCGATCGCCATTCTCGACAGCCTGCTGATCTTCGAGGGGCCGATCATCGAGGTGCATATTTCGCCGCTGTTCCGGCGCGACGAGTTCCGGCACCTGTCCTATGTCTCGAAGGCGGCGACGGCCAAGATCGAGGGGTTCGGGATCAGGGGCTACGAGTTCGCGGTGCGCAAGCTGGCGGAGCTGGCGAGGGGCTGA
- a CDS encoding aldehyde dehydrogenase (NADP(+)), whose product MTFKPHGKHLIAGEWIATDATFTSEPASGEAHSFSVGNPTLVDQAAEAAEAAFTTYGYTTREERAAFLDTIADEIEARGEEITEIGTSESGLPEARLQGERGRTTGQLRLFAEHIRKGDYLDRRHDEALPDRAPAPRPDLRMMQRPIGPVAVFGASNFPLAFSTAGGDTAAALAAGCPVVVKGHGAHPGTGEIVAEAIHAAIGKCNMPKGTFSLVQGGNRQVGQALVQHPLIKAVGFTGSLAGGRALFDLCAQRPEPIPFFGELGSVNPMFLLPEAVAARGASIGEGWAGSLTMGAGQFCTNPGIAIVVDGPEADAFTDAAKETLAATGPQVMLTDGIAKAYRDGRDRVAASKGVQEVLTSTCDRRNATPYLYETDGQTWLENEALGEEVFGPLGLIVRVADMDQMKQVASSLRGQLTCTLHMDDGDAGAARELLPILERKAGRLLANGFPTGVEVCDSMVHGGPYPASTNFGATSVGTLSIRRFLRPVCYQNLPETVLPADLV is encoded by the coding sequence ATGACCTTCAAACCGCATGGCAAGCACCTGATCGCCGGCGAGTGGATCGCCACGGATGCCACCTTCACCTCCGAGCCCGCCAGCGGCGAGGCGCACAGCTTCTCGGTGGGCAACCCGACCCTTGTCGATCAGGCGGCGGAAGCCGCCGAAGCGGCCTTCACGACCTACGGTTACACCACCCGGGAAGAACGCGCCGCCTTCCTCGACACCATCGCCGACGAGATCGAGGCGCGCGGCGAGGAGATCACCGAGATCGGCACCTCCGAATCCGGCCTGCCAGAGGCCCGCCTGCAAGGCGAGCGCGGCCGCACCACCGGCCAACTCCGCCTCTTCGCCGAGCATATCCGCAAGGGCGACTACCTCGACCGCCGCCATGACGAGGCGCTGCCCGACCGCGCCCCCGCGCCGCGCCCCGATCTGCGGATGATGCAGCGCCCCATCGGCCCGGTCGCCGTCTTCGGCGCGTCGAACTTCCCGCTCGCCTTCTCCACCGCCGGGGGCGACACCGCCGCCGCGCTGGCCGCCGGCTGCCCGGTCGTGGTCAAGGGCCACGGCGCCCATCCCGGCACCGGCGAGATCGTGGCCGAGGCCATCCACGCCGCCATCGGCAAGTGCAACATGCCCAAGGGCACCTTCAGCCTCGTGCAGGGCGGCAACCGGCAGGTCGGACAGGCCCTCGTGCAGCATCCGCTGATCAAGGCGGTGGGCTTCACCGGCTCCCTCGCGGGTGGCCGCGCCCTCTTCGACCTCTGCGCCCAACGCCCCGAGCCCATCCCGTTCTTCGGCGAGCTGGGCTCGGTCAACCCGATGTTCCTGCTGCCCGAGGCCGTCGCCGCCCGAGGCGCCTCCATCGGCGAAGGCTGGGCCGGCTCGCTCACCATGGGCGCGGGCCAGTTCTGCACCAACCCCGGCATCGCCATCGTCGTCGACGGCCCCGAGGCCGACGCCTTCACCGACGCCGCGAAAGAGACCCTCGCCGCCACCGGCCCGCAAGTCATGCTGACCGACGGTATCGCCAAGGCTTATCGTGACGGCCGCGACCGCGTCGCCGCCTCGAAAGGCGTGCAGGAGGTGCTCACCTCCACCTGCGACCGGCGCAACGCCACGCCCTATCTCTACGAGACCGACGGCCAGACCTGGCTGGAAAACGAGGCGCTCGGCGAAGAGGTCTTCGGCCCCCTCGGCCTGATCGTGCGCGTCGCCGACATGGACCAGATGAAACAGGTCGCCAGCAGCCTGCGCGGCCAGCTCACCTGCACGCTCCACATGGATGACGGCGACGCCGGCGCGGCGCGCGAGCTGCTGCCCATCCTCGAACGCAAGGCCGGCCGGCTTCTCGCCAACGGCTTCCCCACCGGCGTCGAGGTGTGCGACAGCATGGTGCATGGCGGCCCTTACCCGGCCTCGACCAATTTCGGCGCCACCAGCGTCGGCACGCTGTCGATCCGCCGTTTCCTGCGGCCGGTTTGCTACCAGAACCTCCCCGAGACGGTGCTTCCCGCAGACCTCGTCTGA
- a CDS encoding TRAP transporter small permease, with product MTTSSRLLKHARQLADAVPAILLAAMFVCFIIQVFMRYVMDSPVGWTVEVCVIAWLWILLWGQSVSATEADEIRFDIVYGSVGPEVRRWFRMIFSVFLVGIYMWSLPALWDFVTFMKIQETSYLDIPFNWVYSIALIFSVASILRYLWILWTAAKGQDAPATTAEAASRKDGVE from the coding sequence TTGACCACGTCTTCCCGCCTTCTGAAACACGCGCGCCAGCTGGCCGACGCCGTGCCCGCCATCCTTCTGGCGGCGATGTTCGTCTGTTTCATCATCCAGGTCTTCATGCGCTACGTGATGGACAGCCCCGTGGGCTGGACCGTAGAGGTCTGCGTGATCGCCTGGCTGTGGATCCTGCTGTGGGGCCAGTCCGTATCGGCGACCGAGGCTGACGAGATCCGCTTCGATATCGTCTATGGCAGCGTCGGGCCTGAGGTGCGGCGCTGGTTCCGGATGATCTTTTCGGTCTTCCTCGTGGGGATCTACATGTGGTCCCTGCCCGCGCTGTGGGATTTCGTGACCTTCATGAAGATCCAGGAAACCTCTTACCTCGATATTCCGTTCAACTGGGTCTATTCCATCGCTCTGATCTTTTCGGTCGCGTCGATCCTGCGGTACCTTTGGATTCTCTGGACCGCGGCCAAGGGACAGGATGCGCCCGCCACCACTGCCGAGGCGGCAAGCCGCAAGGATGGCGTCGAATGA
- a CDS encoding ribonuclease activity regulator RraA gives MTEHTLSDDTRAKLKKVSTASIATALFKRGLRNQFIQGVTPVSPKDENMVGPAFTLRYIPAREDRNPITVFRNSDHPQRVAVENCPEGHVLVMDARKDARAATAGSILVTRLAKRGAAGIVSDGGFRDAHGIGELAMPAYCAKPSAPTNLTLHEALDINVPIACGDAAVFPSDVLVGDRDGVIVIPAHLADEIAEECTGMETFEDFVLEEVEGGAPIIGLYPCTKDENQQKFDAWRKKTGR, from the coding sequence ATGACCGAACATACGCTCTCCGACGACACCCGCGCCAAGCTGAAAAAGGTCTCGACCGCCTCGATCGCCACCGCCCTCTTCAAGCGCGGCCTGCGCAACCAGTTCATCCAGGGCGTCACGCCGGTGAGCCCCAAGGACGAGAACATGGTCGGCCCCGCCTTCACCTTGCGCTACATACCCGCCCGCGAAGACCGCAACCCGATCACCGTCTTCCGCAACTCCGACCACCCCCAGCGCGTCGCGGTCGAAAACTGCCCCGAGGGCCACGTGCTGGTGATGGACGCCCGCAAGGACGCCCGCGCCGCCACCGCCGGCTCGATCCTCGTCACCCGCCTGGCCAAGCGCGGGGCGGCGGGCATCGTCTCCGACGGCGGCTTCCGCGACGCCCACGGCATTGGCGAACTGGCCATGCCGGCCTATTGCGCCAAACCCTCGGCCCCCACCAACCTGACCCTGCACGAGGCGCTCGACATCAACGTGCCCATCGCCTGCGGCGACGCGGCCGTCTTCCCCAGTGACGTGCTGGTGGGCGACCGCGACGGCGTCATAGTCATCCCCGCCCATCTCGCCGACGAGATCGCCGAGGAATGCACGGGGATGGAAACTTTCGAGGATTTCGTGTTGGAAGAGGTCGAGGGTGGCGCGCCGATCATCGGGCTCTACCCTTGCACAAAGGACGAGAACCAGCAGAAATTCGACGCGTGGCGCAAGAAGACCGGCCGCTAA
- a CDS encoding GntR family transcriptional regulator, with the protein MTETPELPAKNAAAPAPPGRPIKRGSASAQIHDALRERIVALEFTPGEFLSRSEIANYYGVSQTPVRDAMMRLEEEGLLIIYPQSKTLVSKIDVAHAQETQFLRLSIELEVTRRLAQAQASGLIGRARTCLSLQRAALSSGDLDEFGRLDREYHAALYEAAGVANLWKIVTARSGHIDRLRKLNLPDPGKSTSILSCHERILAAIEAGDLPGVEAVVREHLSGTLAQVPKITEKYPEYF; encoded by the coding sequence ATGACCGAAACGCCTGAGCTACCTGCGAAAAATGCCGCCGCCCCTGCCCCGCCCGGACGGCCGATCAAGCGCGGCTCGGCCAGCGCGCAGATCCACGATGCGCTGCGCGAGCGAATCGTTGCACTGGAATTCACGCCCGGGGAGTTCCTGTCGCGATCAGAAATCGCCAATTACTACGGGGTCAGCCAGACGCCGGTGCGCGACGCGATGATGCGGCTGGAAGAGGAAGGTCTGCTGATTATCTATCCGCAATCGAAGACGCTGGTGTCGAAGATCGATGTGGCCCATGCGCAGGAGACGCAGTTCCTGCGCCTGTCGATCGAGCTGGAGGTGACCCGGCGGCTGGCGCAGGCGCAGGCCTCCGGGCTGATCGGGCGGGCGCGGACCTGCCTGTCGTTGCAGCGGGCAGCGCTCTCCTCGGGCGATCTTGACGAATTCGGGCGGCTGGATCGGGAATATCACGCCGCACTGTACGAGGCGGCCGGTGTCGCGAACTTGTGGAAGATCGTGACGGCGCGGTCGGGCCATATCGACCGTCTGCGCAAGCTGAACCTGCCCGATCCGGGGAAATCGACCTCGATCCTGTCGTGCCACGAGCGTATCCTCGCGGCCATCGAGGCCGGCGATCTGCCGGGGGTCGAGGCGGTGGTGCGAGAACACCTGTCGGGCACGTTGGCAC
- a CDS encoding TRAP transporter small permease subunit — protein MKRLLAGYAEVMDRFSVFIGHACSTLFFTCIAVSALEVVLRYGFDSPTVWSTELAMTLCATVWVLSVGYVTQRNRHISITMMELLVSPRVWHYFRLVQMLIAFGAILVLGMALWGPAVKVLGRTEHSGTAFNSPQPTYLKVLIVVGCGLYLAQLLANIIRWFHNTERDVTGGH, from the coding sequence ATGAAACGCCTGCTCGCGGGCTATGCCGAGGTGATGGACCGCTTCAGCGTCTTCATCGGCCATGCCTGCTCGACCCTCTTTTTCACCTGTATCGCGGTCTCGGCGCTCGAAGTCGTGCTGCGCTACGGGTTCGACAGCCCGACCGTCTGGTCGACCGAACTGGCCATGACGCTCTGCGCCACGGTCTGGGTGCTGTCGGTGGGCTACGTCACCCAGCGCAACCGCCACATCTCGATCACCATGATGGAACTGCTGGTGAGCCCGCGGGTCTGGCATTACTTCCGCCTCGTCCAGATGCTGATCGCCTTCGGCGCGATCCTCGTGCTCGGCATGGCGCTCTGGGGGCCGGCGGTCAAGGTGCTCGGCCGGACCGAACATTCCGGCACCGCCTTCAACTCGCCCCAGCCCACCTACCTCAAGGTGCTGATCGTCGTGGGCTGCGGTCTCTACCTCGCACAATTGCTGGCCAACATCATCCGTTGGTTCCACAACACCGAAAGGGACGTGACCGGTGGGCATTGA
- a CDS encoding TRAP transporter large permease — protein MGIELITLLIVVALLGLMAVGVPLGITTLTVSLVTAILYFGERAGFFIVAANVGEVLHKYELIAVPFFVFMANVLERSGIAKSLFDSMAIAGGRFRGSVGVQTCIVAVLLAAMSGIMGGEIVMLGLIALPQMLRLGYDKKLSIGIICAAGALATLIPPSVVLIVYGLAAQVSITKLFAASAVPGLMLATLYITYILVRVRLKPEMAPIYDIPETGLPFFQRLKFLKGIILPGLLIATVLGVIYSGIATVTEAAAIGAVGALVVAGVRKELNWTMARDAMRQTVLTVGSIIWLVLGAVSLIGIYNRIGGGDFLRGVLTGLDMAPIMIVLVMMLIVMVLGTFLEWIAIIFITVPIFAPVVVDLGFDPVWFGVLFAMNIQIYYLSPPFGPACFFLKSVAPKGVELQDIFVAVLPFIALQALGLAAVLFLPDIAMWLPNMLD, from the coding sequence GTGGGCATTGAACTGATCACACTCCTGATTGTCGTCGCACTACTTGGCCTGATGGCCGTGGGGGTGCCGCTGGGCATCACCACGCTGACCGTCTCGCTGGTCACGGCGATCCTTTACTTCGGCGAACGCGCCGGGTTCTTCATCGTCGCCGCCAACGTGGGCGAGGTGCTGCACAAGTACGAGCTTATCGCGGTCCCGTTCTTCGTCTTCATGGCCAACGTGCTCGAACGATCCGGCATCGCCAAGTCGCTCTTCGACTCGATGGCCATCGCCGGCGGCCGCTTCCGCGGCTCGGTCGGCGTGCAGACCTGCATCGTGGCCGTCCTGCTGGCCGCCATGTCGGGCATCATGGGCGGCGAGATCGTCATGCTGGGCCTGATCGCGCTGCCGCAGATGCTGCGGCTGGGCTATGACAAGAAACTCTCCATCGGCATCATCTGCGCCGCCGGCGCCCTTGCCACGCTCATTCCGCCGTCAGTCGTGCTCATCGTCTACGGGCTCGCGGCACAGGTCTCGATCACCAAGCTCTTCGCGGCCTCCGCCGTGCCGGGCCTCATGCTGGCGACGCTCTACATCACCTATATCCTGGTGCGCGTGCGGCTGAAGCCCGAGATGGCCCCGATCTACGACATCCCCGAAACCGGGCTGCCCTTCTTCCAGCGGCTCAAGTTCCTCAAGGGCATCATCCTGCCCGGCCTGCTGATCGCTACGGTGCTGGGCGTGATCTACTCGGGTATCGCCACGGTCACCGAGGCCGCCGCCATCGGCGCCGTGGGCGCACTGGTCGTGGCCGGCGTCCGGAAAGAGCTCAACTGGACCATGGCGCGCGACGCCATGCGCCAGACGGTGCTGACCGTGGGCTCGATTATCTGGCTGGTGCTGGGCGCGGTCTCGCTGATCGGGATCTACAACCGCATCGGCGGGGGCGACTTCCTGCGCGGCGTGCTGACCGGGCTCGACATGGCCCCGATCATGATCGTGCTGGTGATGATGCTGATCGTCATGGTGCTCGGCACCTTCCTCGAATGGATCGCGATCATCTTCATCACCGTCCCGATCTTCGCGCCGGTGGTGGTCGATCTCGGCTTCGACCCGGTCTGGTTCGGCGTGCTCTTCGCCATGAACATCCAGATCTACTACCTGTCGCCGCCCTTCGGTCCCGCCTGCTTCTTCCTGAAATCCGTCGCGCCAAAGGGCGTCGAGCTTCAGGACATATTCGTCGCCGTGCTGCCCTTCATCGCGCTTCAGGCCCTTGGCCTTGCCGCAGTTCTTTTCCTGCCGGACATCGCGATGTGGCTGCCCAACATGCTTGATTGA
- a CDS encoding GntR family transcriptional regulator — protein sequence MEDIRFNTEPREGDTIGEYAYRRIRSHIVNGQLKPDEKLKLDHLKQVYGASVTTLREILNRLAVEELVTAEGQRGFRVATVSDAELNDLAELRTLLESHALRQSIRLGDLDWEAAVVAAHYKLSVLEKQLMESGERSVEQWVACDWGFHNATISACRQPVLMRTYASVFDRFARYHMLALNFRGEGVFRDHAALRDLVIERRADEAVELLTRHIQSGVEHIKSCGGFG from the coding sequence ATGGAAGACATCCGCTTCAATACCGAGCCACGAGAGGGCGACACGATCGGCGAATACGCCTATCGCCGCATCCGCTCGCATATCGTCAACGGTCAACTCAAGCCCGACGAGAAGCTCAAGCTCGACCATCTCAAGCAGGTCTACGGCGCCAGCGTCACGACCCTGCGCGAAATCCTCAACCGGCTGGCGGTCGAGGAACTGGTCACCGCAGAAGGCCAGCGCGGTTTCCGCGTCGCCACGGTCAGCGATGCCGAGCTCAACGATCTCGCCGAGCTGCGCACCCTTCTCGAATCCCACGCCCTGCGCCAGTCGATCCGCCTTGGGGATCTCGACTGGGAAGCGGCCGTCGTCGCGGCCCATTACAAGCTTTCGGTGCTCGAGAAGCAGCTGATGGAAAGCGGCGAACGCTCCGTCGAGCAATGGGTCGCCTGCGACTGGGGGTTTCACAATGCCACCATCTCGGCCTGCCGCCAGCCGGTGCTGATGCGCACCTACGCCTCGGTCTTCGACCGCTTCGCGCGCTACCACATGCTGGCCCTGAACTTCCGTGGCGAGGGCGTGTTCCGCGACCATGCCGCCCTGCGCGACCTCGTCATCGAACGCCGCGCCGACGAGGCGGTCGAGCTGCTCACCCGCCACATTCAAAGCGGGGTCGAGCACATCAAGTCCTGCGGCGGCTTCGGCTGA
- the dctP gene encoding TRAP transporter substrate-binding protein DctP yields MTFSRTATLAASVSVLAGLAHADTLNIQTSFNAGDFSTKYITEEWLPKIEEMTDGRVSIVLTPNGSVVPARDTPEAVAAGALDGDFTSVNYFSGQEPAFALLGDLISGYDTPQQMIGFCEEGPGEEMMQKASDAITGGEVKVVACGPYSREALVAREPIRTFEDLEGKKIRSPEGLAAAVFQAAGASPVAIPFSEVFGALEKGIVDAADASAYVNNDATGLHDVAPYPLYPGIHSMPAMQFTVNREVWEGLEEQDQEALRTWWYEAMHAMADEVTKLDKELAERDDASDDIEVIDWAQEDRDQLREVARKEWEAYAEKSDLAKEALDAHLSYMTEIGLFKE; encoded by the coding sequence ATGACCTTTTCCAGAACAGCCACGCTTGCCGCATCCGTTTCCGTGCTGGCCGGGCTGGCCCATGCCGACACACTCAACATCCAGACCTCGTTCAACGCGGGCGACTTCTCGACCAAGTACATCACCGAAGAATGGCTGCCGAAGATCGAGGAAATGACCGACGGCCGCGTTTCCATCGTGCTGACGCCCAACGGCTCGGTCGTGCCCGCCCGCGACACGCCCGAAGCCGTGGCCGCCGGCGCGCTCGACGGCGATTTCACCTCCGTCAACTACTTCTCCGGCCAGGAACCCGCCTTCGCCCTCCTGGGCGACCTGATCTCGGGCTACGACACGCCCCAGCAGATGATCGGCTTCTGCGAGGAAGGTCCGGGCGAAGAGATGATGCAGAAAGCCTCCGACGCCATCACCGGCGGCGAGGTCAAGGTCGTGGCCTGCGGGCCCTATTCGCGTGAAGCGCTTGTCGCCCGCGAACCCATCCGCACCTTCGAAGACCTCGAAGGCAAGAAGATCCGCTCGCCCGAGGGCCTTGCCGCCGCCGTCTTCCAGGCCGCCGGCGCCTCGCCTGTCGCGATCCCCTTCTCGGAGGTTTTCGGCGCGCTCGAAAAAGGCATCGTCGATGCCGCCGACGCCTCGGCCTACGTGAACAACGACGCCACCGGCCTGCACGACGTGGCGCCGTACCCGCTCTACCCCGGCATCCACTCCATGCCCGCCATGCAGTTCACCGTGAACCGCGAGGTCTGGGAAGGGCTGGAAGAGCAGGACCAGGAAGCGCTGCGCACCTGGTGGTACGAGGCGATGCACGCCATGGCCGACGAGGTCACCAAGCTCGACAAGGAACTGGCCGAGCGTGACGATGCCTCCGACGATATCGAGGTGATCGACTGGGCCCAGGAAGACCGCGACCAGCTCCGCGAAGTCGCGCGGAAGGAATGGGAAGCCTATGCCGAGAAATCCGATCTCGCCAAGGAAGCGCTTGATGCGCACCTCTCCTACATGACCGAAATCGGTCTCTTCAAAGAGTAA